The following are encoded together in the Ooceraea biroi isolate clonal line C1 chromosome 2, Obir_v5.4, whole genome shotgun sequence genome:
- the LOC105278167 gene encoding peritrophin-1 codes for MKAVLSIALLVCLMAVFHCQAQEVTCPDEAPREGDEAILFPHPTNCNHYFVCDFGRPIVMKCPDDLHFNPDKKVCDFPWQAGCTANEA; via the exons ATGAAAG CTGTACTCTCCATTGCTCTTTTGGTGTGCCTGATGGCTGTGTTCCATTGCCAGGCCCAGGAAGTCACATGCCCAGATGAGGCACCGAGAGAAGGCGACGAGGCGATTCTGTTTCCTCATCCTACTAACTGCAATCACTATTTCGTTTGTGACTTTGGCCGACCGATCGTAATGAAGTGTCCTGACGATTTACACTTCAACCCCGATAAAAAAGTTTGCGATTTCCCCTGGCAAGCTGGGTGCACAGCCAATGAagcttaa